ACAACAAGATACATGGATTGAAAAAATCAAAACCTGATTTTCACAAACGTGCAATGCGCTTATTATCTGCAACTTGGTAAAAACCCAAATCCACGTACTTCTGGAGGGGGGGGGGTGGCGGGAATGAAACAGCAGCTCGGAAAAAAGGAATTGTGTTAAGCACGCTCCGCATGCAGTTACCAGCGCACAAAGCGCGCTGGTAATGTGTGGTTTACGCGGCTCCCGCCGCGAGGAGGCACGCGCTCCGCGCGGGCAAAAATCTGCTGAGCAGAAAATTTTGCCTTGCGGAATTTTTCCCATTGAAAAAAGCCATGGGAAATTTTTGCGTTGAGGATTTTCAATTGAAAGAAAAGCCGTGGGAAATTTTTGCCTTGTGAATTTTCCATTGTGAATTTGTACCTTTGATTTTTGCATAATATTTGCAAGGGTTGCGTGGGTGTGGAAAACAGAAATTTATAAACGTAAAACAATATGACATTATTAACATTCCTATTACAGGCAGACACAGCTGCGGCAATTGATCAGGCCGCTCAAACTGTCGCAGTTAAACAGCAAGCTTCTATGTCCCTGATTGACATGACAATAAAGGGAGGATGGCTGATGATTCCTCTGTTTATTCTCTCCATTTTGACCATCTATATCTTTGGTGTAAAATGGTATACAATCAGAAAGGCATCAAAGGTTAATCCTAATTTCATGAATGATATTAAGGATTTGATTCACGACGGGAAAATTAAGTCTGCGCTTGCACTGTGCAAGAGAGAAGATACGCCTGTTTCACGTCTAATTGAGAAAGGCATAGAGAGGATGGGACGTCCGCTTACAGATATACAGGCAGCCGTGGAAAACCTTGGCAATATAGAAGTTGCAAGGTTGGAGAAAGGTCTTCCGGGACTCGCTTCAATTGCGGGAGGCGCACCTATGATAGGATTTTTGGGTACCGTACTTGGTATGGTTCAGGCATTCTTTAATATGTCACAAGCCGGCAACAATATAGATATCACGCTGTTATCAGGAGGTATTTACACAGCCATGGTTACAACCGTTGCAGGTTTGATAGTTGGTATTCTTGCTTTCTTTGGGTATAACTACCTGACAGCAAAGGTTTCTGATTTGGTATTCATGCTGCAGAGCAACACAATTGAGTTCATGGATTTGCTTCATGAGCCTGGTGATAGCACCGTTGCAAA
The window above is part of the Bacteroidales bacterium genome. Proteins encoded here:
- a CDS encoding MotA/TolQ/ExbB proton channel family protein codes for the protein MSLIDMTIKGGWLMIPLFILSILTIYIFGVKWYTIRKASKVNPNFMNDIKDLIHDGKIKSALALCKREDTPVSRLIEKGIERMGRPLTDIQAAVENLGNIEVARLEKGLPGLASIAGGAPMIGFLGTVLGMVQAFFNMSQAGNNIDITLLSGGIYTAMVTTVAGLIVGILAFFGYNYLTAKVSDLVFMLQSNTIEFMDLLHEPGDSTVAK